Part of the Polaribacter sp. Hel1_33_78 genome is shown below.
TTTCTTTACAACCAAATTTTGGAGTTGGCTTTACCTATCAAGGTATTCAAATAGATTATGCCTTAACAAATATTGGTAGTGTCGGTAATGCTTTATTTTCAAATATTTTTTCAATAACTATTGATTATAGCTTTTTTAGACGCTAAAAATTATGAAAAAAAACTACTTACTACTATTCTTTTTCTTTCTACTTACAAAATCACTTGTTGCACAAATAAACCTTTCTGTTTATTCTGAAGTTAGTATTATTACCGCCGGTCCAGGAATAGAATTGTATGAAGCTTTTGGTCATTCTGCAATAAGAATTAAAGATCCTGTTTTAAGATTAGATTTAATTTATAATTATGGGATGTTTGATTTTAACGCTCCTAATTTTGAATTAAATTTCACTAAAGGAAATTTGATTTATAGCATGGGGCGCTATAACTTTAGAGACTTTTTAGCAGGTTACAAAAGAGACAAACGTTGGGTAAAACAACAAGTTTTAAATTTAACCCAAGAAGAACGACAATCTTTTTTTATCTATTTAGAAAATAATGCTTTACCAGAAAATAAAAATTATAATTATGATCCGTACTTTGATAATTGTGCCACAAAATTAAGAGACATTACCACTGTTATTTTAGGTGACAAAGTTGTTTTAAGTAATAAAAATATAAATGAAAGACGTTCTTTTAGACAACTAATGGATAGAGAAATTCCTTGGAACACTTGGGGAAGTTTTGGAATAAATTTAGCTTTAGGAAGTAAATTAGATCAAAAGGCAAATTTCACACAATACATGTACCTGCCTGATTATGTATATTCTATATTTAAAAACAGTGCTATATTTATTGAAAATCAGCCTAAAAAATTGATTAAAAGGGAAGATGTTTTATTAGAGTTCAAGGAATTAAAGCAAGAAATTTCATTATTTAATCCATTTCTAATATTTAGTGTCATTTCTTTCATTGGCATCTTCGTTACTTTTTCTGATTTTAAGAACAAAAAAAGATCAAAATGGATGGATTTCATAGTACTATTCATTACTGGACTCATAGGATGTGTGATTTGTTTTCTTTGGTTTTTTACCGACCATTCTACAGCACCTAATAACTTCAATTTTTTATGGGCATTTGCTCCTAATTTAATAATCGCATTTTTAATGCTCAAGGTTCATCAAAAAAAATGGTTGAAATCTTATTTTAGATTTTCATTTTTTCTGCTGTTTATCATTCCAATACTTTGGGTTTTAGGAGTTCAATTATTTCCAATTGCTATCATTCCATTCTTAATTTTACTTTTGTTTAGATATGCCTATTTATCAAAAACATTGAATTAGTATATTACTTTTCATTTTTTAATAAAAATTTTAGATTTCTTTAGGTGAAAATTTTACATTTGATAAAAATTCACCAAACATGCATAGACAACTTATAGAATGCGTACCTAATATTAGTGAAGGTAGAGACATCAATAAAATACATACGATTGCTAATATCGTAAAAACTGTAGAAGGTGTAAAACTGCTTGATATAGATCCTGGAAAAGCGACTAACAGAACTGTAATCACCTTTGTTGGCGAACCAGAAAAGGTAATTGAAGCTGCTTTTAGGTTGATAAGAAAAGCATCAAAATTGATTGACATGAGCAAACAAACCGGAGAACATCCACGTTTTGGAGCTACCGATGTTTGTCCTTTAGTTCCAATTGCAAATATTTCTATGGAAGAAACTGCAAAGTATGCGCATCAATTAGGAAAAAGAGTTGGTGAAGAATTAGGCATTTCTGGTTATTTTTATGAAAATGCAGCAACTTCTAATGAGCGTAAAAACCTAGCTACAGTTCGTTCTGGAGAATATGAAGGTTTAAAAGAAAAGTTATCTAAAGCGAATTGGAAACCAGATTTTGGCCCAACTCAATACAATGAACAAATTGTTTCATCTGGAGTAACGGCCATTTCTGCCCGTGATTTCTTGATTGCTTACAATGTAAATTTAAATTCAACATCCACAAGACGTGCAAATGCCATTGCTTTTGACATCCGTGAAAATGGAAGAGCTAAATTAGTTGAAGGAAAAAAAGTATTAGACAAAGACGGTAACCCTGAGAGAATTCCCGGTAAATTAAAAGCTGTAAAAGGTATTGGTTGGTTTATTGAGGAATATGGAATTGCGCAAATTTCGTATAACCTAACCAATATTACAATCACTTCTATGCATGAAGCTTTTTATGAGACTGATGTCGCGGCAACAAAACGTGGTTTGCGGGTAACAGGTTCAGAATTGGTAGGTTTAGTTCCTTTGCAAGCAATGTTAGATGCTGCAGATTTTTATCTTAAAAAACAAGAACGCTCTTTGGGTATAAGTGACAATGAGAAAATAAAAATTGCTATTAAGTCTCTAGGCTTAGATGATTTAAAGCCTTTTAACCCACAAGAAAGAATCATTGAATATGTGATGAATGCTGATGCGGAAAAAAAGTTAATTGACTTTAGCGTTAAAGATTTTGCTGAAGAAACTGCATCCGAATCTATGGCTCCTGGAGGCGGCAGTATTGCTGCTTACGTAGGTACTCTAGGTGTTTCTTTAGGGGCTATGGTTGCAAATTTATCTGCACACAAACCTGGTTGGGATTCTAAATGGGAGTATTTCTCTAATTGGGCAGAAAAAGGGCAACAATACAAAAATGATTTGTTATTCTTAGTTGATGAAGACACCAATGCTTTTAATAAAATTATTGATGGCTTTAGAATGCCAAAAACCAATAATGAAGAAATTGAAATCAGAAAACAAGCAATTGAAGATGCAACAAAATATGCCACTGAAATTCCTTTTAAAGTTATGGAAACTGCCTGTAATTCTATAGAAGTGATGTTGGAAATGATGAAAAATGGATTGCAGAATTCACTTTCAGATGGTGGTGTTGGCGTTTTGTGTGCTAAAACAGCTGTTACCGGGGCCTATTTTAACGTTCGTATAAATGCAAAAGATATTAAAGACAGAAAATTTGCGGAAACTATTTTAGCAAAAGCAGAAGATATCTATCAACAAACGATTGGTTTAGAAAACGAAATGATGCAAATTATAAACTCAAAAATTTAATTTATTTTTGGCACTCTTTTCTGCACTGAAACTGAAAAATTTTAGTGCAGAAAAGTCGAGCTTTTTGTTTCAATCTTTTTATGTGTACTACATATTTTTATTTTTCCGTTATCACTTCAAAATAAAAACTAAAACTGACATAAATAAGGATTTTCACTTCAATCCCTAATGCAAACTTATATACTATGAAAATAGAAAATCTAGAGATTATAGCGTACCAACCTCAATTGGCAATTCATTTTTATAAGTTAAATGTGGAGTGGCTGGAAAAATATTTTTATGTAGAGCCTTATGATCAAAAGGTTTTAAGCAATCCAAAAAAATATGTAATTGATCCTGGAGGCTTTATCTTTTTTGCAAAATATAACAGTGAAATTATTGGTGTAGTGGCTTTAATCAATCAAAAAACATTTTTTGAGTTGAGTAAAATGGCGGTTTCACCAAAATACCAAGGCTTAAAAATTGGTCAAAAATTAATGACTTTCTGTATAGAATTTGCTCAAAATCAAGAATGGAAAAGCATCACTTTATATTCTCATAGAAAATTAGTTCCTGCAATAAACTTGTATAGAAAAATTGGTTTTAAAGAGGTTACTTTGGAAGAAAATTCTCATTATGAGCGTTCAAGTATTAAAATGCTTTTAAAATTATAAGAAACTCTGGACGGCCAACTCATATCCTTTTAACCCAAATCCGAACAGAACACCTTTTGCTGCAGGAGCAATAAAACTATGATGTCTAAACTCTTCACGAGCATGTACATTAGAAATATGCAGTTCAACAACTGGCGCATGTATGCCTTTAACGGCATCTCCAATACCAACAGAAGTATGTGTGTATGCCGCTGCATTTAAAATTATCCCATCATAATCAAAACCAACTTCATGTAATTTATCAATAATTTCTCCTTCTATATTAGATTGAAAATAAGACAATTCAACATCTTTAAATTTTAATTGCAGAGCTCTAAAGAAATCTTCAAAAGTTTGTAATCCATAAATTTCTGGTTCTCTTTTTCCTAATAAATTTAAATTAGGTCCGTTTATGATGATAATTTTCATATTGCTAAAATATAACAAATAAAAAAAAAACTGTATTTTAAAAAGTAAATAATTCATTTATAGTAATTTTCAGGTTTTGGTCTTTGTAATACAATAAATTTAATACCTTGTGATTATGAAATGGCAAAACGCGATTAGAGATTATCAATTGTTTTTAAAAATTGAAAGAGGTTTATCTCAAAACACTATTGATAGTTATTCTAGAGACTTGGATAAATTAACCTTGTTTTTGGAAGAAAATGAAATCAATCTCTCTCCTATTTCTATTACTGAAACTAATATTCAACAATTTATTTATAATGTTGCTAAAAAAGTAAACCCAAGAAGTCAAGCAAGAATAATTTCTGGTTTACGAAGTTTTTTTGATTATTTAATTTTTGAGGATTATAGAAAAACAAATCCAACAGACTTAATAGAAGCTCCAAAAATTGGAAGAAAATTACCAGATACATTGTCTGAAGATGAAATAAATGAACTTATTACTGCAGTTGATTTAAGTCATCCTCAAGGAGAAAGAAATAGAACAATTTTAGAAACAATGTATAGTTGTGGTTTGCGTGTTAGCGAGCTCATCACCTTAAAAATTTCTGATTTATTCTTTGAAGAAGGTTTTATAAAAGTAACTGGAAAAGGCAATAAAGAACGTTTTGTACCGATTCATTATCGTGCTCAAAAATATATTTCTATGTATATTACTGAAATTAGAAGTCATCTAAAAACGACTAAAGGCTTTGAAGACACGCTCTTTTTAAACAGACGTGGTAAAGGTTTAACTCGTCAAATGATATTTACTATTTTAAAAGATTTAACTATTAAAATCAATTTAAATAAAAAAATAAGTCCGCATACTTTACGTCATTCTTTCGCAACTCATTTATTAAAAAATGGTGCAGACTTAAGAGCGATACAGCAAATGCTTGGACATGAAAGCATCACTACTACTGAAGTATATGTTCATTTAGACAATAGTTATTTAAAAGAAGTTGTAGAAACTTTTCATCCTAGAAAGATCCTTCCTGAGCTTTAGATTTTGTGAGTACCTAATATAAAGCAGAAAAGATGTTCTTACTCATAAAGAAATTTTGAACTAAAAAAAAATTCCTACTTCAAAAGCAGGAATTTATTAAAAATATAAGTTTAAGTATTTACTCTTCCCTAAGAAAAAAATAATAGTAACTACTTAGCAACATTTACAGCTCTTGTTTCTCTAATTACAGTTACTTTTACTTGACCTGGGTACGTCATATCATTTTGAATTTTTTGTGAAATATTAAATGATAATTCAGCGGCTTTCGTATCATTAACTTTACCACTTTCTACCATAACACGTAATTCACGACCAGCCTGAATAGCATAAGCCTTTTGAACACCTGTAAAGCCAAAAGCAATTTCTTCTAAATCTTTTAAACGTTGGATGTAAGAATCCAATACTTGACGCCTTGCCCCTGGTCTTGCCCCTGAAATCGCATCACAAACTTGCACAATTGGAGACAATAAACTCTTCATTTCTATTTCATCATGATGGGCTCCAATTGCATTACAAACCTCTTCTTTTTCTCCATATTTTTCAGCCCATTGCATTCCTAAAAGTGCATGAGGAAGTTCACTTTCTGATTCTGGCACTTTACCTATATCATGCAAAAGACCAGCTCTTTTTGCCAATTTTGAGTTTAAGCCCATTTCAGAAGCCATAATTCCACAAAGGTTTGAAACTTCACGCGAGTGCTGTAACAAGTTTTGACCATAAGAAGAGCGGTATTTCATTCGTCCAACAGTTTTAATCAATTCTGGATGTAAACCATGAATACCTAAATCTATAACTGTTCTTTTACCCACTTCTATAATTTCTTGAGTAATTTGCTTTTCAGTCTTTTTAACAATTTCTTCAATTCTAGCCGGGTGAATTCGACCATCAGTAACCAATTTATGCATTGCTAAACGCGCAATTTCTCTTCGAACAGGATCAAAACAAGACAAAATAATTGCTTCTGGAGTATCATCAACAATAATTTCTACACCCGTTGCAGCTTCTAAAGCTCTAATATTACGACCTTCTCTACCAATAATTCGCCCTTTAACATCATCAGATTCAAGATTAAATACAGATACGCAATTTTCTACTGCTTGCTCAACACCTACCCTTTGTATAGTGCCTAAAATAATTTTTCTTGCCTCTTGTTCTGCTGTTAATTTTGACTCTTCTATAGACGTCTGTACAAAAGCCATTGCTTCTGACTTAGCTTCTTCTTTCAAAGAAGATACAAGCTCCTTTTTTGCCTCATCTGCAGATAAACCAGAAATTTGTTCTAGCATGTCTACATGACGTTTATGCATTTTATCAAGATCACTTTCCTTATTCTCTAAGAAATCTAACTTAAAATTATAATCTTTTTCTTTTTGCTCTAAAGATTGATTTAACCGTTTATTTTTATCAACTTCTGAAGCCACTTTAGATTCTCTATCTCGAATTCTTTTCTCTACATCTGAAATCTTTTTTTCTCTAGATAAAATTACTTTTTCATGTTCCGATTTCAGTTCAATAAATTTTTCTTTTGCTTGTAATATTTTATCTTTTTTAACTGATTCTGCGTCTATTTTTGCTTCCTTTAAAATAGTTGCAGCTTCTTTTTTAGTAACGTCAAGTATCTTTTTTCCTTTCGATTTTTCCATCAATCTAAAGATTATAAAACCTATTACTGCTCCTGCTAAAACTCCCATAATAATGGGAAGTATCATATCATCCATAATTTAAATTTAATATAAAAAAAAGCCTACACTAGTTGGGTTTTTAAACTCCAAAATGACATTTATAGGACTAACTAACCGTTCAAGACTCCATTTAAATATTAAATAAATTCAATATTAATGGCATGCTTTTGCAGTTAAGACTCATCCTTCATAATAGAATAGTGTTGAGTTTAATAAACAATTACTAACGTAGGCAGTGTGTTGTTAATGTATTTTAATGAACTTACTTTAAATGAGAACTTACCAATTTAGTAAGTTCACTTATTTTTTCTATTTCTTCTTTTTTTGTGTGGTTTTTATCCAAAGATAATATTTCTAATTTAGATGCAAATTGCAGCGCAGACATTGCTAAAACATCTTGTTTATCGCTAACGGCGTAATTTTGCTCATACATAGAAATTAGATTATTAATTGCTATTGCAGCTTTACGCATCCCCTCTTCTTCTTTAATGTTATTAACGCTTAAAGGATAAGTTCTGCCTGCAATTACAATATTAATCTTTAGTTTTTCCACAATGTAAAGAACTTTATTCTTGTAACTGAATAATACACTTATCAATTTCTCTAATCAATGTATTTATTTTCAGTTTTGTATCTTTAGTATTTATACTACTGCCTTCAATAGTTTTAGCAATTTTCAGCATATCAAATTCTTTTTTTTGCGCTACTAAATTTTGCTCTTTTTCTAAAAGTTGATGTTGTAATTTTGTGTTATTTTGAAGCAATATTTGATTTTCACTTTTTAAAAACTCATAATTAGAAAGTAGTATTTTTAACTTATCTTCCAGTAAATGAATTGCTTCTATCGTATTACTCATCTTACATTTTAGAATAATCTATCTCTACAAAGTTAACATTCTGTTTTATACTTTACAACATTTTATCACTTTTTTACTAATTCACTGAAATTAAACAAATTATAAAAACAATGATTTTCACTATTTTTACCGAAATAATAAATGCATTTTGAAAAAACTACTAGTTCCCTCCATTTTATTGCTTCATTTTTTATGTTTTTCTCAAGAAAAATATCCAAAGAATTATTTTATGAACCCTTTAGATATACCAATTCTTTTATCTGGTTCATTTGGTGAATTACGCAGCAATCATTTTCATGCAGGTTTAGATATTAAAACGCTAGGAAAGGAAGGCTTACATGTTTTTGCTGCGGCAAATGGTTATGTTTCCCGAATAAAAGTGCAGCAGTTTGGCTATGGAAAAGCGATTTACATTACACATCCAAATGGATATACAACTGTCTATGGTCATCTAAGCAAATTTACTGATGCAATTGAACAATATGTAAAATCAATTCAATATAAGAAAGAAAATTATGCTACTGGAAACTTATATTTTAAAAAAGATAAATTCCCTATAAAAAAAGGAGAAATAATTGCTTATTCTGGTGATACTGGTGGCTCTGGAGGACCACATTTACATTATGAGATTAGAAATACTGCTACAGAACATGTTATAAACCCGCTCTTATTTGGCTTGAAAGTTGAAGACACAAAAGCTCCTGTTTTTCAAGCCCTCAAAGTGTATGCTTTAAGTTCAGATGCAAGAATCAACCAACAAAGAAAAAGCTACCAAATCCCCATTAAAAGTATTGGTAAAGGCAAATATACTGCTGGTAGAATTACTGCAAGTGCTCTGATTGGTTTTGGGGTTAGTGTTTTTGATCGATTTAACAAAGCACCAAATAAAAATGGAATCTATAGTTTAGAAATGCTGGTAAATGGTAAACGTTTTTACTATCATGATGTAGAAACTTTTTCATTTGCAGAAAGTAAATTTTTAAATTTACATATTGACTATGAACATTTTAAAAAATACAAAAGACGATATCAAAAAACACATAAAGCAACTTCAAATGCTTTATCTACGTATGAAGACTTGATAAATAATGGGAAAATCAACATCCAAAAAAATTTAAACTATGCAATAGAAATTATTGCAAAAGATTTTGAAGGAAATCTAAGTTCCCTTAAAATTCCTGTTGCGGGAAAAGAAAGCAACGCTATTTTCACGAAACAAAAAGATACAACAGCTTATAATGTGATTACTAAGAATTTTAATAAGTTCACACAACAAAATGTAACGGTTGCTTTTCCTAAAAACACTTTTTATGAAGATGTGTATTTAGATTTTAATGTTGATAAAGAAATCGCAAAAATTCATACACCAACAATTCCTTTAGATAAAAGTTTTACATTAACGTTTAATGTTTCTAAGTATTCTGAAGCTGAAAAACAATCCTTATATATTGCAAACGTTGAATATCCAAAATACCCAAGATATCAATATACCAGAAAAAAAGACAGTACTTTTTTTATTACAACAAAAATTTTAGGCAATTACACCTTACTTTCAGACACTATAAAACCTACCATTAAATTGTTATACCTCCAAGATCAACAATGGATTTCAAATGCTAAAACACTAAAAGTTAAAATTGCTGATATTGATTCTGGTATTAAAAACTACCGAGCAACTATTGATGGAGAATGGATTTTAATGCAATACAATCATAAAAAAAGAATTTTAACCTATAATTTTAGTGATAAAAAATTGGTTGGTAGCAAACATATCTTTAAAATTGTAGTCTCAGACAATGTAGGAAATACGAATGAGCTTTCTGCAACGTTCTTTAAGAAACAAATAAACTAACTTTTGTGAAAAAAATATGCTTCTTTTTGTTACTATTACCAAGTTTTCTAGTAGCCCAAAAAACCACAATCTTAAAAGGTACTGTTAAAAATAATCAGAGAGCACCTATAGAAAAAGTGTCTATAAAGTTTGGAAATACTGGAACTGTAAGTGACAAAGCTGGAAATTATCAACTAAGAATTCCTTTTAAAGAAGAAATTACTTTAGTCTTTAGTCACGTTTCTTATCGAACTTTTACAAAAAAATTTACTGCAAACAGCAGAAATACCGTTCGCTTCTCCCCTACTTTAACTTTAAAAACTGAACAACTAGATGAAATTATTATTAAAGATAATAGAAAAATAGCTTCAGGAATTACCAATATTGATATTAAAAAAGCTAAAAATATTATTGGCCCAAACGCAGGTGTAGAAAACGTTTTAATGACTTTACCTGGGGTAAGTAATAACAACGAATTAAGCACTCAATACAATGTTAGAGGTGGTAATTTTGATGAAAACCTTGTATATGTAAATGGAATTGAGATCTACAGACCTTTTCTAATTAGATCTGGTCAGCAAGAAGGTTTAAGTTTTATCAATTCGAATATGGTGCAAAATATTAATTTTTCTGCGGGTGGATTTCAAGCAAAATATGGCGATAAATTATCATCCGTTTTAGACATTACGTATAGAAAACCAAAAGAAACTGCCACCACCATAGATGCAAGTTTGCTAGGTGCAAGTGTAACTTTTGAAGGTCAGTTTTTTAAAAATAAACTGAATACAATTACTGGTGTTCGATATAGAGACAATAGTTTATTTGTAAATAGCAAAAAAATTGAAACCAATTTTAGACCAAAATTTACAGACCTACAAACCTTTTTAACCTATAAATTTTCAGAAAAATTTTCACTTAATTTTTTAGGTAACTTTTCTTTAAACAATTACGATTACCAACCATTATCAAGAAGAACACGTTTTGGAACAGTAGCGAATCCATTAGAGTTGATAGTTTTTTATTCTGGACAAGAAAAAGATAAGTATTTAACAATGTTTGGCGCTTTATCTGCTGATTATAAAGTAAATAAAAATTTTACTTTAACAACTACAGCTTCTAGATACAATACCCAAGAAGAAGAACATTTTGATATTGCTGCAGCGTATAGTTTAGGTGAAGTTGATGCCAATATTGGTTCTCAAAATTTTGGCGAAGTAAATTTTTCTCAAGGAATTGGCTCACAACTAAATCATGCACGTAATGATTTAGATGCTTTAATTTCTAATCTTCAAGTTAGAGGAACCATTAAAAAAGGGAAAAATCAATGGAATTTTGGAGCTAAATATCAAAAAGAAGAGATTAAAGATAGAATTAGAGAATGGGAAATTATTGACTCTTTAGGGTTTTCTATTAGACCTCCTTATCATGTAGCAAACGATCAACCATATGAGCCTTTTGAAGGAGAAATTACGCCGTATCAAAATATAAGAAAAGACAATAATGTTGCAATAAATAGAGTTTCTGGCTTTGCACAATTCAACCAACGTTCTTTTTGGAATGAGCATGAAATTTTTTATAATATAGGTATTAGAGCTCATAATTGGTCTGTTACAGGAAATGGAATAAAATCTAAAAGTCAAACTATTATTAGTCCAAGAGCACAATTCTCTATCAAGCCAAATTGGCAAAAAGATATGTTGTTTAGAGTTTCTGGTGGTTTATATGCACAACCGCCATCGTATAGAGAATTAAGAAATTTTAATGGTGATATAAATGTAGATGTAAAAGCACAAAAATCAATTCATTTTGTTGCAGGAATGGATTACAGTTTTCAAATGTGGGATAGACCTTTTAAACTGACGACAGAAGTTTATTTTAAAGATTTATCTGATGTTAATGCGTATTCGATTGATAACGTAAGAATACGTTATAGAGCTGATAATGTTACTACTGCTTTTGCAAACGGAATTGATGTACGTTTAAATGGAGAGTTTGTGCCTGGAAGTGAAAGTTGGGTAAGTTTAGGATATCTAAAAACCGAAGAAAATATAAATAATAGAGGAGTTATTGCTAGGCCTTCTGATCAACGTATAAAATTTGGAATTTTGTTTCAAGATTACATGCCAAATTTACCTGATTTAAAAGTATACTTAAATTTAGTTTATAATACTGGAGTTCCTGGAGGTGCTCCTGCGTATTCAGATGTATATCAATTTCAAGAACGTTTAAGAGATTACAAAAGAGCAGATTTAGGTGTTTCTTACATTTTTGTGGATGCCAGTAAAAAATATACTACCGGTTGGCTTTCTAAATTCAAAGAATTAACCGCTGGTTTAGAGCTCTTTAATATGTTTGATATTCAGAATTCAATAACAAATACGTGGGTAAGAGATGTATACTCTAAAACACAATTCGGAATACCTAATTACATGACCTCTAGAATTTTAAATTTTAAAGTTGGCATGAAATTTTAAATATAAAAAAGAGTTAACTTTCATTAACTCTTTTGTATATTTCGATGTATGCAGAGATTTTAACCCAAAATCTGAGCAGCATGTGCTTTTGTTTTCACTTTTAAAATAATGTCTTCAATAACTCCATTTTCGTCAATAACAAAGGTAGTTCTGTGAATTCCGTCATATTCTTTTCCCATAAATTTCTTTGGTCCCCAAACATTAAA
Proteins encoded:
- a CDS encoding DUF4105 domain-containing protein is translated as MKKNYLLLFFFFLLTKSLVAQINLSVYSEVSIITAGPGIELYEAFGHSAIRIKDPVLRLDLIYNYGMFDFNAPNFELNFTKGNLIYSMGRYNFRDFLAGYKRDKRWVKQQVLNLTQEERQSFFIYLENNALPENKNYNYDPYFDNCATKLRDITTVILGDKVVLSNKNINERRSFRQLMDREIPWNTWGSFGINLALGSKLDQKANFTQYMYLPDYVYSIFKNSAIFIENQPKKLIKREDVLLEFKELKQEISLFNPFLIFSVISFIGIFVTFSDFKNKKRSKWMDFIVLFITGLIGCVICFLWFFTDHSTAPNNFNFLWAFAPNLIIAFLMLKVHQKKWLKSYFRFSFFLLFIIPILWVLGVQLFPIAIIPFLILLLFRYAYLSKTLN
- the ftcD gene encoding glutamate formimidoyltransferase, producing MHRQLIECVPNISEGRDINKIHTIANIVKTVEGVKLLDIDPGKATNRTVITFVGEPEKVIEAAFRLIRKASKLIDMSKQTGEHPRFGATDVCPLVPIANISMEETAKYAHQLGKRVGEELGISGYFYENAATSNERKNLATVRSGEYEGLKEKLSKANWKPDFGPTQYNEQIVSSGVTAISARDFLIAYNVNLNSTSTRRANAIAFDIRENGRAKLVEGKKVLDKDGNPERIPGKLKAVKGIGWFIEEYGIAQISYNLTNITITSMHEAFYETDVAATKRGLRVTGSELVGLVPLQAMLDAADFYLKKQERSLGISDNEKIKIAIKSLGLDDLKPFNPQERIIEYVMNADAEKKLIDFSVKDFAEETASESMAPGGGSIAAYVGTLGVSLGAMVANLSAHKPGWDSKWEYFSNWAEKGQQYKNDLLFLVDEDTNAFNKIIDGFRMPKTNNEEIEIRKQAIEDATKYATEIPFKVMETACNSIEVMLEMMKNGLQNSLSDGGVGVLCAKTAVTGAYFNVRINAKDIKDRKFAETILAKAEDIYQQTIGLENEMMQIINSKI
- a CDS encoding GNAT family N-acetyltransferase; protein product: MKIENLEIIAYQPQLAIHFYKLNVEWLEKYFYVEPYDQKVLSNPKKYVIDPGGFIFFAKYNSEIIGVVALINQKTFFELSKMAVSPKYQGLKIGQKLMTFCIEFAQNQEWKSITLYSHRKLVPAINLYRKIGFKEVTLEENSHYERSSIKMLLKL
- the aroQ gene encoding type II 3-dehydroquinate dehydratase; its protein translation is MKIIIINGPNLNLLGKREPEIYGLQTFEDFFRALQLKFKDVELSYFQSNIEGEIIDKLHEVGFDYDGIILNAAAYTHTSVGIGDAVKGIHAPVVELHISNVHAREEFRHHSFIAPAAKGVLFGFGLKGYELAVQSFL
- the xerD gene encoding site-specific tyrosine recombinase XerD, coding for MKWQNAIRDYQLFLKIERGLSQNTIDSYSRDLDKLTLFLEENEINLSPISITETNIQQFIYNVAKKVNPRSQARIISGLRSFFDYLIFEDYRKTNPTDLIEAPKIGRKLPDTLSEDEINELITAVDLSHPQGERNRTILETMYSCGLRVSELITLKISDLFFEEGFIKVTGKGNKERFVPIHYRAQKYISMYITEIRSHLKTTKGFEDTLFLNRRGKGLTRQMIFTILKDLTIKINLNKKISPHTLRHSFATHLLKNGADLRAIQQMLGHESITTTEVYVHLDNSYLKEVVETFHPRKILPEL
- the rny gene encoding ribonuclease Y; translated protein: MDDMILPIIMGVLAGAVIGFIIFRLMEKSKGKKILDVTKKEAATILKEAKIDAESVKKDKILQAKEKFIELKSEHEKVILSREKKISDVEKRIRDRESKVASEVDKNKRLNQSLEQKEKDYNFKLDFLENKESDLDKMHKRHVDMLEQISGLSADEAKKELVSSLKEEAKSEAMAFVQTSIEESKLTAEQEARKIILGTIQRVGVEQAVENCVSVFNLESDDVKGRIIGREGRNIRALEAATGVEIIVDDTPEAIILSCFDPVRREIARLAMHKLVTDGRIHPARIEEIVKKTEKQITQEIIEVGKRTVIDLGIHGLHPELIKTVGRMKYRSSYGQNLLQHSREVSNLCGIMASEMGLNSKLAKRAGLLHDIGKVPESESELPHALLGMQWAEKYGEKEEVCNAIGAHHDEIEMKSLLSPIVQVCDAISGARPGARRQVLDSYIQRLKDLEEIAFGFTGVQKAYAIQAGRELRVMVESGKVNDTKAAELSFNISQKIQNDMTYPGQVKVTVIRETRAVNVAK
- a CDS encoding cell division protein ZapA, with protein sequence MEKLKINIVIAGRTYPLSVNNIKEEEGMRKAAIAINNLISMYEQNYAVSDKQDVLAMSALQFASKLEILSLDKNHTKKEEIEKISELTKLVSSHLK
- a CDS encoding M23 family metallopeptidase, coding for MNPLDIPILLSGSFGELRSNHFHAGLDIKTLGKEGLHVFAAANGYVSRIKVQQFGYGKAIYITHPNGYTTVYGHLSKFTDAIEQYVKSIQYKKENYATGNLYFKKDKFPIKKGEIIAYSGDTGGSGGPHLHYEIRNTATEHVINPLLFGLKVEDTKAPVFQALKVYALSSDARINQQRKSYQIPIKSIGKGKYTAGRITASALIGFGVSVFDRFNKAPNKNGIYSLEMLVNGKRFYYHDVETFSFAESKFLNLHIDYEHFKKYKRRYQKTHKATSNALSTYEDLINNGKINIQKNLNYAIEIIAKDFEGNLSSLKIPVAGKESNAIFTKQKDTTAYNVITKNFNKFTQQNVTVAFPKNTFYEDVYLDFNVDKEIAKIHTPTIPLDKSFTLTFNVSKYSEAEKQSLYIANVEYPKYPRYQYTRKKDSTFFITTKILGNYTLLSDTIKPTIKLLYLQDQQWISNAKTLKVKIADIDSGIKNYRATIDGEWILMQYNHKKRILTYNFSDKKLVGSKHIFKIVVSDNVGNTNELSATFFKKQIN